In Corallococcus macrosporus, the following are encoded in one genomic region:
- the sctR gene encoding type III secretion system export apparatus subunit SctR — translation MKALGLGCGVFLPAVALAAEPSLAQASYAGSPLAMMGMLALLALLPFAVLMLTSFSKIAVVLSLARSAMGTQQAPPTVVLTGLAVVLTGHIMAPVMERMYDAGQAAYDEVHSGAQVLSAAKQITEPLRGFLTKHGSPEERARFVDLARELRPPEEAEQVSETDLFVVIPAFVITELKEAFQIGFIVFLPFLVLDMVVANVLLALGMQTLSPGQVSLPFKILLFVAVDGWALLARGLILGYR, via the coding sequence ATGAAGGCCCTCGGATTGGGATGCGGTGTGTTCCTTCCCGCGGTCGCGCTCGCCGCGGAGCCATCGCTGGCACAGGCCTCCTATGCCGGCAGCCCGCTGGCGATGATGGGGATGCTCGCGCTCCTGGCGCTGCTGCCGTTCGCGGTGCTGATGCTGACGAGCTTCTCGAAGATCGCCGTGGTGCTCTCCCTGGCCCGCTCTGCGATGGGCACGCAGCAGGCACCGCCGACGGTGGTGCTGACAGGGCTCGCGGTGGTGCTGACGGGGCACATCATGGCGCCAGTGATGGAGCGCATGTACGACGCGGGACAGGCGGCGTACGACGAGGTGCACTCCGGAGCGCAGGTCCTCTCCGCCGCGAAGCAGATCACGGAGCCTCTGCGCGGATTCCTCACGAAGCACGGCAGTCCTGAGGAACGGGCCCGCTTCGTGGACCTGGCCCGCGAGCTACGTCCTCCAGAGGAGGCGGAGCAGGTGAGTGAGACGGACCTGTTCGTCGTCATCCCGGCCTTCGTCATCACCGAGCTGAAGGAAGCCTTCCAGATTGGCTTCATCGTCTTCCTGCCCTTCCTGGTGCTCGACATGGTCGTCGCCAACGTGTTGCTCGCGCTGGGCATGCAGACGCTGTCGCCGGGACAGGTGAGCCTGCCCTTCAAGATCCTCCTCTTCGTCGCCGTGGATGGTTGGGCCCTGCTCGCGCGGGGACTCATCCTCGGCTACCGGTGA
- a CDS encoding flagellar biosynthesis protein FlhA, whose translation MPALMKVLLKARQSSDVVLAVAMAAVLGALIIPLPAWLLDVGLAVNLAAAVALLVAALNARDALRVTSFPTLLLFTTLFRLSLNVSSTRLALSEGHAGEVIQAFGEFVVRGDYVVGAVVFAILTLVQLLVVTKGAERVAEVSARFTLDAMPGKQMSIDADLRAGAIDQTVARRRRRDLERESQMFGAMDGAMKFVKGDVVAGLVIVAVNLLGGTLIGVLQNGQSFSEAAATFALIAIGDGLVSQVPSLCIAVAAGLVVTRVASEKEEDSLGTEIGSQFFGDFRTLTTVAGLCVALALMPGMPHLTFLVLAAGLGGLGHALRRKGQTPEKPQVKDGGSTGAAVPAGAAGKPPESAKAPVGVTPLTLDLSAQLTPLAEAEGGAFVHTVLNAVRDELFFELGVRIPGIRVRTHAAYLGPGEYRILLDEVPAGGGVVQPGALYALVPPGELAFLEVQAEASVEPASGRPISRVGEGARSRLELAQVPLRKPSELIADHLRAVLRLRASALLGLQEVQGLLEGLEAQSPVLVKEALQKVPLPLLVDVLRRLVQEQVSIRDLRAILEALVAPTTEGDATALAERCRQALHRYLSHQFAPTGPLYAYLVDPEVEEVLRASGPRGPTPEPERIMEILEGVRQIANGGRAVLLTAPDIRRPLRKLCEGPFPDVAVLTYGELDGDLQIRPIGRLAPVAVGR comes from the coding sequence ATGCCCGCACTCATGAAGGTCTTGCTGAAGGCCCGCCAGTCCTCGGACGTCGTGCTCGCGGTGGCGATGGCGGCGGTGCTTGGAGCGCTCATCATCCCGCTGCCCGCGTGGCTCCTCGACGTGGGGCTCGCGGTGAACCTGGCCGCGGCGGTGGCGCTCCTGGTCGCGGCGCTGAACGCGAGGGACGCGCTGCGGGTGACGTCGTTCCCCACGCTGCTGCTCTTCACCACGCTGTTCCGGCTGTCGCTCAACGTGTCGTCCACACGGCTGGCGCTCTCGGAGGGCCACGCGGGCGAGGTCATCCAGGCCTTCGGCGAGTTCGTGGTGCGAGGCGACTACGTCGTGGGCGCGGTGGTGTTCGCCATCCTCACGCTGGTGCAGTTGCTGGTGGTGACCAAGGGCGCCGAGCGGGTCGCGGAGGTGTCCGCCCGCTTCACGCTGGACGCGATGCCTGGCAAGCAGATGTCCATCGACGCGGACCTGCGCGCGGGCGCCATCGACCAGACGGTGGCCCGGCGGCGACGGCGCGACCTGGAGCGCGAGTCCCAGATGTTCGGCGCCATGGACGGCGCGATGAAGTTCGTGAAGGGCGACGTCGTCGCGGGCCTCGTCATCGTCGCGGTGAACCTGCTCGGCGGCACCCTCATCGGCGTGTTGCAGAACGGCCAGTCGTTCTCCGAGGCCGCCGCCACCTTCGCCCTCATCGCCATCGGTGACGGGCTCGTGTCCCAGGTGCCCTCGCTGTGCATCGCGGTGGCCGCGGGCCTCGTCGTCACGCGGGTGGCCTCGGAGAAGGAAGAGGACTCGCTCGGGACGGAGATTGGCTCCCAGTTCTTCGGCGACTTCCGCACGCTGACCACCGTCGCGGGCCTGTGCGTCGCGCTGGCCTTGATGCCGGGCATGCCGCACCTGACCTTCCTCGTCCTGGCGGCGGGCCTCGGAGGGCTCGGCCATGCGCTGCGGCGCAAGGGACAGACGCCGGAGAAGCCGCAGGTGAAGGACGGAGGGTCCACCGGAGCCGCGGTGCCGGCCGGAGCCGCGGGCAAGCCTCCCGAGAGCGCGAAGGCCCCGGTCGGCGTGACGCCCCTCACGCTGGACCTGTCCGCGCAGCTCACGCCGCTCGCGGAGGCGGAGGGAGGCGCCTTCGTGCACACGGTGCTGAACGCCGTGCGTGACGAGCTGTTCTTCGAGCTGGGCGTGCGCATCCCCGGCATCCGGGTGCGGACCCACGCCGCCTACCTGGGGCCCGGCGAGTACCGCATCCTCCTGGACGAAGTGCCCGCCGGTGGCGGCGTGGTGCAGCCCGGGGCCCTGTACGCGCTCGTTCCTCCCGGCGAGCTGGCCTTCCTGGAGGTCCAGGCGGAGGCGTCGGTGGAGCCCGCCAGCGGACGGCCCATCAGCCGGGTGGGGGAGGGGGCCCGCTCCCGGCTGGAGCTGGCCCAGGTGCCGCTGCGCAAGCCGTCGGAGCTCATCGCGGACCACCTGCGGGCCGTGCTGCGCCTGCGCGCCTCCGCGCTGCTGGGGCTCCAGGAGGTGCAGGGGCTGCTGGAAGGGCTGGAGGCCCAATCTCCCGTGCTGGTGAAGGAAGCACTGCAGAAGGTGCCGCTGCCGCTGCTGGTGGACGTGCTGCGGCGGCTCGTGCAGGAGCAGGTGAGCATCCGGGACCTGCGGGCCATCCTGGAGGCGCTCGTGGCGCCCACCACCGAAGGCGACGCTACCGCCCTGGCCGAGCGCTGCCGTCAGGCCCTGCACCGCTACCTGAGCCACCAGTTCGCGCCCACGGGCCCGCTGTACGCGTACCTCGTGGATCCGGAGGTGGAGGAGGTGCTGCGCGCCAGCGGCCCCCGAGGGCCCACGCCGGAGCCGGAGCGCATCATGGAGATATTGGAAGGGGTGCGGCAGATCGCCAACGGGGGCCGGGCGGTGCTGCTCACGGCCCCGGACATCCGCCGCCCGCTGCGCAAGCTGTGCGAGGGCCCGTTCCCGGACGTGGCGGTGCTAACCTACGGCGAGCTGGACGGGGACCTGCAGATTCGCCCCATCGGCCGGCTGGCGCCGGTCGCCGTGGGGCGGTGA
- a CDS encoding DUF3052 family protein codes for MTPYALASLPSMLGIRSGTKVSVINPPRGFVQKLNPLPDGVEFLVTAQTGLDVILFFTSDATELVQRLPALSRATTLNGGIWVCWPAGEGVKTRLSEDFVRQAALDIGLVDNKICIIDETWTGLRLVRRPRGKLDKPEGRKQAPAQA; via the coding sequence ATGACGCCCTACGCCCTGGCTTCCCTGCCGTCCATGCTGGGCATCCGGTCCGGCACCAAGGTCTCCGTCATCAACCCCCCGCGGGGCTTCGTACAGAAGCTCAACCCGCTGCCGGACGGCGTGGAGTTCCTCGTCACGGCGCAGACGGGGCTGGACGTCATCCTCTTCTTCACCTCCGACGCCACGGAGCTGGTGCAGCGGCTGCCCGCGCTGTCGCGCGCCACCACCCTCAACGGCGGCATCTGGGTCTGCTGGCCCGCCGGCGAGGGCGTGAAGACGCGCCTGTCCGAGGACTTCGTGCGCCAGGCGGCGCTCGACATCGGCCTGGTGGACAACAAGATCTGCATCATCGACGAGACCTGGACGGGCCTCAGGCTGGTGCGCCGTCCGCGCGGCAAGCTGGACAAGCCCGAGGGGCGCAAGCAGGCCCCCGCCCAGGCCTGA
- a CDS encoding EscU/YscU/HrcU family type III secretion system export apparatus switch protein, with protein sequence MSGEKTEQPTAKRLREARRKGQLPRSRMLSSSATTLGGLLGFIAFAPEGFARLRDWTARLMLEQTFAGAWEEGAWIAAWLCGPALGGALVASLAVSVATVGFELDARHVAPKLERINPADGLKRLFSVRPLIEMGKALLVAALLALIVWDEVETVGPDALRAAWLDGTRGLEFLVGRLAALVTRLAWVVLGCGAVDYALARRRHRRELMMSREEIKREHKESEGDPRHKGQRKALHRQLAQGGPARGVQKATAVIVNPTHIAVALRYDAGECDAPYLVAKGREQDALALKEEARRQGIPVLRDVPLARSLIHFDVGESIPEELYQAAAVVLRTAMELREPDDRPRSQT encoded by the coding sequence ATGAGCGGCGAGAAGACGGAGCAGCCCACCGCGAAACGGCTGCGGGAGGCGCGGCGCAAGGGGCAGCTTCCTCGCAGCCGGATGTTGTCCTCCAGCGCGACAACGCTGGGCGGGCTGTTGGGCTTCATCGCGTTCGCACCCGAGGGCTTCGCGCGGCTGAGGGACTGGACCGCGCGGTTGATGCTGGAGCAGACCTTCGCGGGAGCCTGGGAGGAGGGGGCCTGGATTGCCGCGTGGCTGTGCGGTCCCGCATTGGGCGGAGCACTGGTGGCATCGCTGGCGGTCTCCGTCGCCACGGTGGGCTTCGAACTGGACGCTCGCCATGTCGCGCCGAAGCTCGAGCGGATCAACCCTGCCGACGGCCTCAAGCGCCTCTTCAGCGTCCGGCCCCTGATCGAGATGGGCAAGGCGCTACTCGTGGCGGCACTGCTGGCCCTCATTGTCTGGGATGAGGTGGAGACGGTCGGCCCTGATGCCTTGCGTGCCGCGTGGCTCGATGGAACCCGGGGACTGGAGTTCCTGGTCGGCCGGCTGGCGGCGCTGGTGACGCGACTGGCGTGGGTGGTGCTGGGGTGCGGCGCCGTGGACTACGCGCTCGCCCGGCGCAGGCATCGGCGCGAGCTGATGATGTCCCGGGAGGAAATCAAGCGGGAGCACAAGGAGAGCGAGGGCGACCCGCGACACAAGGGGCAGCGGAAGGCCCTGCATCGCCAACTGGCGCAGGGCGGTCCGGCACGTGGAGTGCAGAAGGCCACCGCTGTGATCGTCAACCCCACGCACATCGCGGTCGCGCTCCGCTACGACGCGGGCGAATGCGACGCGCCCTACCTCGTGGCCAAGGGCCGCGAACAGGACGCGCTCGCCCTCAAGGAAGAGGCGCGCAGGCAGGGCATCCCCGTGCTCCGGGACGTGCCGCTGGCCCGCAGCCTCATCCACTTCGACGTCGGAGAGTCCATTCCCGAGGAGCTGTACCAGGCGGCGGCCGTCGTGCTGCGGACCGCGATGGAACTGCGCGAGCCGGACGACCGTCCACGGAGCCAGACGTGA
- a CDS encoding flagellar biosynthetic protein FliR, translating into MNPDLLGEQLITLGPHLVAVALCAARLVPIAFLCPLLGGQAAPTTVRLGLVLALSLFLHVEAGVEFIGTVETPVVMAALVVRELAYGVSVGLVSALPFDAARMGGRFIDLFRGTSAEASLPLAGSRESATGDALYNLLVARVVSGALFPVVLSALLRGFGVVRLGAFVPTEASALHVVVMVGGAMATGLAVGAPVAAASLVVDCFLGMASRAAAQVNLQELGAPLRILGGGALLWLGVGLLCERLLAGVASSEGALALLGEVSR; encoded by the coding sequence GTGAATCCGGACCTCCTGGGCGAACAACTCATCACCCTGGGGCCGCACCTGGTCGCGGTGGCGCTGTGCGCGGCCCGGCTCGTGCCCATCGCGTTCCTCTGCCCGTTGCTGGGCGGCCAGGCCGCGCCCACGACGGTCCGCCTGGGGCTGGTGCTCGCGCTGTCGCTCTTCCTGCACGTCGAAGCAGGCGTGGAGTTCATCGGAACGGTGGAGACGCCGGTGGTGATGGCGGCGCTCGTGGTGCGCGAGCTGGCCTACGGTGTTTCCGTGGGGCTCGTGTCCGCGTTGCCCTTCGATGCGGCAAGGATGGGAGGCCGCTTCATCGACCTGTTCCGAGGCACCTCCGCGGAAGCGAGCCTGCCGCTGGCGGGAAGCCGTGAGTCGGCCACGGGAGACGCGCTGTACAACCTGCTGGTGGCGAGGGTGGTCTCGGGAGCGTTGTTCCCGGTGGTCCTCTCGGCCCTGCTGCGAGGCTTCGGCGTGGTTCGGCTGGGAGCCTTCGTGCCCACGGAGGCCTCTGCCCTGCACGTGGTGGTGATGGTGGGCGGTGCCATGGCCACGGGGCTCGCGGTGGGCGCGCCTGTGGCCGCTGCGTCGCTCGTGGTGGATTGCTTCCTGGGAATGGCCTCCCGTGCGGCGGCACAGGTGAATCTCCAGGAGCTGGGGGCTCCCCTGCGCATCCTCGGGGGCGGAGCGTTGCTGTGGTTGGGCGTGGGGCTGCTGTGTGAGCGGCTGCTCGCGGGCGTGGCCTCGAGCGAGGGTGCGCTGGCGCTGCTGGGCGAGGTCTCTCGATGA
- a CDS encoding YhjD/YihY/BrkB family envelope integrity protein gives MVRARAWALQTAARVWAPIGATSAGRFAADIFFAGRTVARGFMGENLRLRAAALTYISMFSLVPLLTVGIVLLRTLHQEQFQRKLRFVISEVLAPGVSEESAALLDRFLHPGDSIAVGSVGFLAVLLSAGSLLRHIDGAVNELWGIRRQRPWLTRLSIYAGLLLLGPIFLAISFSGTGRVRVLLQTYAPSAPFFIGVGTMLIAMGSLTLLYLWTPYAHVRVRSALAGGLVAGLGWMVAKQVYAEFAARSFLYNPLYASLGALPLFLAWVYVSWLVMLFGARLSYAVEHVSFRGSLFAFGSHPRAHELVGARVAQDVTLCWVDGLTPPLPRELATRLRVPESLVHEVVDRMVEARLLERARRGGLRPAKDPAELTLADLTLAVHGVMITGGPETWTGPKAPGFEQFEPLFQAADCAGVDLLRRTRWLDLVTPLRPGLLAPPAPEAPKAAVGGGNP, from the coding sequence CTGGTCCGTGCGCGGGCCTGGGCGCTCCAGACCGCGGCCCGCGTGTGGGCGCCCATCGGGGCCACGTCAGCGGGCCGCTTCGCGGCGGACATCTTTTTCGCGGGCCGCACCGTGGCGCGCGGCTTCATGGGCGAGAACCTGCGCCTGCGCGCCGCCGCGCTCACGTACATCAGCATGTTCTCGCTGGTGCCGCTGCTGACCGTGGGCATCGTGCTGCTGCGCACGCTCCACCAGGAGCAGTTCCAGCGGAAGCTGCGCTTCGTCATCTCCGAAGTGCTGGCACCGGGAGTCAGCGAGGAGTCCGCCGCCCTGCTCGACCGCTTCCTGCACCCGGGCGACTCCATCGCGGTGGGCAGCGTGGGCTTCCTCGCGGTGCTGCTGTCGGCGGGCTCGCTGCTGCGCCACATCGACGGCGCGGTGAACGAGCTGTGGGGCATCCGGCGCCAGCGCCCGTGGCTGACGCGCCTGTCCATCTACGCGGGGCTGCTGCTGCTGGGCCCCATCTTCCTGGCCATCTCCTTCTCGGGCACGGGCCGCGTCCGCGTGCTCCTGCAGACCTACGCGCCCTCCGCGCCGTTCTTCATCGGGGTGGGCACCATGCTCATCGCCATGGGCAGCCTGACGCTGCTGTACCTCTGGACGCCCTACGCCCACGTGCGCGTGCGCTCGGCGCTGGCGGGTGGACTGGTGGCGGGCCTGGGCTGGATGGTGGCGAAGCAGGTGTACGCCGAGTTCGCCGCGCGCAGCTTCCTCTACAACCCGCTCTACGCGTCGCTGGGCGCCCTGCCCCTGTTCCTCGCCTGGGTGTACGTGAGCTGGCTGGTGATGCTCTTCGGCGCCCGGCTGTCCTACGCGGTGGAGCACGTCTCCTTCCGGGGCTCCCTCTTCGCCTTCGGCAGCCACCCGCGCGCGCACGAGCTGGTGGGCGCGCGCGTCGCCCAGGACGTCACCCTGTGCTGGGTGGATGGGCTCACGCCTCCCCTGCCGCGCGAGCTGGCCACGCGGCTGCGCGTGCCGGAGTCGCTGGTGCACGAAGTGGTGGACCGGATGGTGGAAGCCCGCCTGCTGGAGCGGGCGCGACGGGGCGGCCTGCGCCCGGCGAAGGACCCCGCGGAGCTCACGCTCGCCGACCTCACGCTCGCGGTGCACGGGGTGATGATCACCGGGGGCCCCGAAACCTGGACGGGCCCCAAGGCCCCGGGCTTCGAACAGTTCGAGCCCCTGTTCCAGGCGGCCGACTGTGCCGGGGTCGACCTGCTGCGCCGCACCCGGTGGCTGGACCTCGTGACACCGCTGCGCCCGGGGCTGCTCGCCCCGCCCGCCCCCGAGGCCCCCAAGGCAGCGGTCGGTGGCGGAAATCCGTAA
- a CDS encoding acylphosphatase, giving the protein MSTQRRVTLRIQGTVQGVSYRESARQEALRLGLSGWVRNRSDGSVEATVEGEPGALEDFIRWCHSGPRMARVTDVARSDGGATGEFRTFTVERTS; this is encoded by the coding sequence ATGAGCACGCAGCGCCGGGTGACCCTGCGCATCCAGGGCACGGTCCAGGGCGTCTCCTACCGGGAGAGCGCCCGCCAGGAGGCGCTGCGGCTTGGCCTGTCAGGCTGGGTGCGCAACCGGAGCGACGGCTCCGTGGAGGCCACGGTGGAAGGCGAACCGGGCGCGCTGGAAGACTTCATCCGCTGGTGTCACTCAGGTCCCCGCATGGCACGCGTCACGGACGTGGCGCGCTCCGACGGCGGGGCCACTGGCGAGTTCCGCACCTTCACCGTGGAGCGCACATCATGA
- a CDS encoding flagellar biosynthetic protein FliQ, which produces MNQDVLLTLGREALLLMVVASLPPIGASLLVGFLMSLFQATTQLQESTLSVVPKLCAAVLSLVLAGPWIAGQLTRFTQQVLLLIAEVAL; this is translated from the coding sequence GTGAACCAGGACGTCCTGCTCACCCTGGGGCGTGAAGCCCTGCTGTTGATGGTGGTCGCCTCACTGCCGCCCATTGGCGCGAGCCTGCTGGTGGGCTTCCTGATGAGCCTCTTCCAGGCCACGACGCAGTTGCAGGAGAGCACGCTGTCGGTGGTGCCCAAGCTGTGCGCGGCGGTGCTGTCCCTGGTGCTCGCGGGTCCATGGATCGCGGGTCAGCTCACGCGCTTCACCCAGCAAGTCCTTCTGCTCATCGCGGAGGTGGCGCTGTGA
- a CDS encoding HU family DNA-binding protein, with amino-acid sequence MLKSDLINILVAKRGVTQKQAEATIETIFESMKDALCRGENIEIRGLGAFHVKNYQGYQGRNPKTGQVIPVKPKRGLLFRTGKELRDRVNRPAPLQAQSDLPPSSEFKGSSGTGTL; translated from the coding sequence ATGCTCAAGTCCGATCTGATCAACATCCTCGTCGCCAAACGAGGCGTGACCCAGAAGCAGGCGGAGGCGACCATCGAGACGATTTTCGAGTCGATGAAGGACGCCCTCTGCCGCGGGGAGAACATCGAGATCCGCGGGCTTGGCGCCTTCCACGTGAAGAACTACCAGGGCTACCAGGGCCGCAACCCGAAGACGGGCCAGGTCATCCCGGTGAAGCCCAAGCGCGGCCTGCTCTTCCGCACCGGCAAGGAGCTGCGGGACCGGGTCAACCGCCCCGCGCCGCTGCAGGCCCAGTCGGACCTGCCGCCCTCCTCCGAGTTCAAGGGCAGCAGCGGCACCGGCACCCTCTAG
- a CDS encoding Rne/Rng family ribonuclease — protein sequence MSSVLVINAAGRETRVALVEGGHIAEFYLERKKDKGVVGNIYKGRVVRVLPGMQAAFVDIGLEKAAFLYVSDVVYDPDFARAQFELTEGEHEDAPEVPTESEADAVELAAATVPDTKHALPAGTEASPAHPEPVLAHDGALALDVQAQAAAPEAAEAVKPAPEAAPAPVEAQASTGSHEPAQAAEPVAAVEAPAEGAAPESEVAVSTAAVAVPLTENGTPFEEHAAAVQETPAESATVAALAESGAVPVTDGAAEPPPHAAALGELIPSPAPESARPAEVSGERRTPREAREAREPRNREGREKDKDKRRQEQPRREKRDEEKEKPKQRKTDKIEDLLKVGQEVVVQISKDPIGTKGARLTSHISIPGRHLVFMPTVDHVGISRRISNEKERRRLREIVDRLRPPGTGFIVRTVAENVPQEKLESDIRFLIEVWNQVVRRNEKRGGPGLLHPDLDLILRATRDLFAHDVEKLVVDDAEEYERIQGFVTAQDPALRDRVVLHETDEPVFDAYGIEQELQRATQRKVWLKSGGYLIIDQAEALTAIDVNSGRYVGKKSLEETITKINVEAAKEIVYQLRLRNIGGIIICDFIDMEKAQNRDKVFKSLQEALGRDKAKTNVLRISELGLVEMTRKRVRESIGRVLHEDCPYCDGKGFVKTATTVAYEIFREIRREAPGYKDSTLVINCNAEVARLLQGEERNELRHLMDRYNKSIQVKAQQNYHREQYDIYGRSATGPEHKVASSPGSGDGELAMQQRRPDSNYGGRQDQGRRGGGRDRDRSERGGGENRGGGENRGGGERGGEGRGGERGGGDRREGRRPERGERGGDRNRGGDRERRGGEGRGGENRGERGGGENRGGENRGGGERGGGEHRGGERGERPERGERGGGSGGGNNGGSGSGGGSTGVGGGSSAPAASGGGSSEPSGGGSEA from the coding sequence ATGAGCAGTGTGCTCGTCATCAACGCCGCGGGTCGGGAGACCCGGGTGGCGCTCGTCGAGGGCGGCCATATCGCGGAGTTCTACCTCGAGCGTAAGAAGGACAAGGGCGTCGTCGGAAACATCTACAAGGGGCGCGTCGTCCGGGTCCTCCCGGGCATGCAGGCGGCCTTTGTCGACATCGGGTTGGAGAAGGCCGCCTTCCTGTATGTCAGCGACGTCGTCTACGACCCGGACTTCGCCCGCGCCCAGTTCGAGCTGACCGAGGGCGAGCACGAGGACGCCCCGGAGGTCCCCACCGAGTCCGAGGCCGATGCCGTGGAGCTCGCGGCCGCCACGGTCCCGGACACCAAGCACGCCCTGCCCGCGGGCACGGAAGCGTCCCCGGCCCACCCGGAGCCGGTGCTGGCCCATGACGGCGCGCTGGCCCTGGACGTCCAGGCCCAGGCGGCCGCCCCTGAAGCTGCCGAGGCCGTGAAGCCGGCCCCGGAAGCCGCCCCGGCCCCGGTGGAGGCCCAGGCTTCGACCGGGTCCCACGAGCCCGCGCAGGCCGCCGAGCCCGTGGCCGCCGTGGAGGCCCCGGCCGAGGGCGCCGCGCCGGAGTCCGAGGTCGCGGTGTCCACCGCCGCCGTGGCGGTGCCGCTGACGGAGAACGGCACGCCCTTCGAGGAGCACGCCGCGGCGGTGCAGGAGACGCCCGCGGAGAGCGCCACCGTCGCCGCCCTCGCCGAGTCCGGCGCGGTGCCCGTGACGGACGGCGCCGCCGAGCCGCCGCCGCACGCGGCCGCCCTGGGTGAGCTCATCCCCTCCCCCGCCCCCGAGTCCGCGCGTCCCGCCGAGGTGTCCGGCGAGCGCCGCACGCCGCGTGAGGCGCGCGAGGCCCGCGAGCCGCGCAACCGGGAGGGCCGCGAGAAGGACAAGGACAAGCGCCGCCAGGAGCAGCCCCGCCGCGAGAAGCGCGACGAGGAGAAGGAGAAGCCCAAGCAGCGCAAGACGGACAAGATTGAAGACCTGCTGAAGGTCGGCCAGGAGGTGGTGGTCCAGATTTCCAAGGACCCCATCGGCACGAAGGGCGCGCGGCTCACGTCGCACATCTCCATCCCGGGCCGTCACCTGGTGTTCATGCCCACGGTGGACCACGTGGGCATCAGCCGCCGCATCTCCAACGAGAAGGAGCGCCGCCGGCTGCGTGAAATCGTGGACCGGCTGCGGCCGCCCGGCACGGGCTTCATCGTGCGCACGGTGGCGGAGAACGTTCCCCAGGAGAAGCTGGAGAGCGACATCCGGTTCCTCATCGAGGTGTGGAACCAGGTGGTGCGCCGCAACGAGAAGCGCGGCGGACCGGGCCTGCTGCACCCGGACCTGGACCTCATCCTGCGCGCCACGCGCGACCTGTTCGCCCACGACGTGGAGAAGCTCGTCGTGGACGACGCGGAGGAGTACGAGCGCATCCAGGGCTTCGTCACCGCGCAGGACCCGGCCCTGCGCGACCGCGTGGTGCTGCACGAAACGGACGAGCCCGTCTTCGACGCCTACGGCATCGAGCAGGAGCTGCAGCGCGCCACCCAGCGCAAGGTGTGGCTGAAGAGCGGCGGCTACCTGATCATCGACCAGGCGGAGGCGCTCACCGCCATCGACGTCAACTCGGGCCGCTACGTCGGCAAGAAGAGCCTCGAGGAGACCATCACCAAGATCAACGTCGAGGCGGCAAAGGAGATCGTCTACCAGCTCCGGCTGCGCAACATCGGCGGCATCATCATCTGCGACTTCATCGACATGGAGAAGGCGCAGAACCGCGACAAGGTCTTCAAGTCGCTGCAGGAAGCGCTGGGCCGCGACAAGGCCAAGACGAACGTGCTGCGCATTTCCGAGCTGGGCCTGGTGGAGATGACGCGCAAGCGCGTGCGCGAGTCCATTGGCCGCGTGCTGCACGAGGACTGCCCGTACTGCGACGGCAAGGGCTTCGTGAAGACGGCCACCACGGTCGCGTATGAAATCTTCCGGGAGATCCGCCGCGAGGCGCCGGGCTACAAGGACTCCACGCTGGTCATCAACTGCAACGCGGAGGTCGCGCGGCTCCTGCAGGGCGAGGAGCGCAACGAGCTGCGGCACCTGATGGACCGCTACAACAAGTCCATCCAGGTGAAGGCGCAGCAGAACTACCACCGCGAGCAGTACGACATCTACGGCCGGTCGGCCACGGGCCCCGAGCACAAGGTGGCCTCGTCGCCGGGCTCCGGTGACGGCGAGCTGGCGATGCAGCAGCGCCGTCCGGACAGCAACTACGGCGGCCGTCAGGACCAGGGCCGTCGCGGCGGCGGCCGGGACCGCGACCGTAGCGAGCGCGGCGGCGGTGAGAACCGGGGCGGCGGCGAGAACCGGGGCGGCGGCGAGCGCGGCGGTGAGGGCCGTGGCGGTGAGCGCGGCGGCGGAGACCGTCGCGAGGGCCGGCGTCCCGAGCGTGGCGAGCGCGGCGGTGACCGCAACCGGGGTGGTGACCGCGAGCGTCGCGGCGGTGAGGGCCGTGGCGGTGAGAACCGTGGCGAGCGCGGCGGCGGTGAGAACCGCGGTGGCGAGAACCGTGGCGGCGGTGAGCGCGGAGGCGGCGAGCACCGCGGCGGCGAGCGTGGGGAGCGGCCCGAGCGCGGCGAGCGCGGAGGCGGTTCCGGTGGTGGCAACAACGGCGGCAGCGGCTCTGGCGGGGGCAGCACGGGTGTCGGTGGAGGCAGCTCGGCGCCTGCGGCATCCGGCGGGGGCTCCTCGGAGCCGTCCGGCGGGGGCAGCGAAGCCTGA